In Choloepus didactylus isolate mChoDid1 chromosome X, mChoDid1.pri, whole genome shotgun sequence, a genomic segment contains:
- the ZCCHC12 gene encoding zinc finger CCHC domain-containing protein 12 codes for MANIIARVGNSRGGNAPLPPWAHSMLRSLGRSLGPLMVSMAERNMKLFSGRVVPARGEETFENWLVQVSGVLPDWNMSEEEKLKRLMKTLRGPAREVMRLLQAANPNLSVADFLRAMKLVFGESEGSVTAHGKFFNTLQAQGEKTSLYVIRLEVQLQNAIQAGIIAEKDANQTRLHQLLLGAKLNRNLRFRLKDLLRMYANEQGRLPGFLEVIRMIREEEDWDDTFIKRKRPKRSESIVERAASPAAFQGPPPTAIGSADCNVIEIDDTLNDSDEDVILVESQEPPLSSSSLTPPRCRARPQDQVLVIDSPNNFRAQSPSTSASSGYKNDGPGDKRKARKRKYTIHCSYCGEEGHSKETCDNESNKAQVFENLIITLQELTYTEEEGPKEALGEHNDPSKPQWDASPQP; via the coding sequence ATGGCAAACATCATTGCACGTGTCGGTAACAGCAGGGGGGGGAACGCACCCTTGCCGCCTTGGGCTCATTCCATGCTGAGGTCCCTGGGGAGGAGTCTTGGTCCTTTAATGGTCAGCATGGCAGAGAGAAACATGAAGTTGTTCTCAGGGAGAGTGGTACCAGCCCGAGGGGAAGAAACCTTTGAAAACTGGCTGGTCCAAGTCAGTGGGGTCCTGCCAGATTGGAATATGTCTGAGGAGGAAAAGCTCAAACGCTTGATGAAAACCCTTAGGGGTCCTGCCCGGGAGGTCATGCGATTGCTGCAGGCAGCCAACCCCAATTTAAGTGTGGCAGATTTCTTGCGGGCGATGAAATTGGTGTTTGGGGAGTCTGAAGGCAGTGTGACTGCCCATGGTAAATTTTTTAACACCCTGCAGGCGCAAGGGGAGAAAACCTCCCTTTATGTGATCCGTTTAGAGGTGCAGCTCCAGAATGCTATTCAGGCAGGGATCATAGCTGAGAAAGATGCAAACCAGACTCGCCTGCACCAGCTCCTTTTAGGGGCTAAACTGAATAGGAACCTGCGCTTCAGGCTTAAGGATCTTCTCAGGATGTATGCTAATGAGCAGGGGCGTCTCCCCGGTTTCCTGGAGGTTATCAGGATGATAAGAGAGGAAGAGGATTGGGATGACACTTTTATTAAACGGAAGCGGCCCAAAAGATCTGAGTCAATCGTGGAGAGAGCAGCCAGCCCTGCGGCATTTCAGGGCCCCCCACCGACAGCCATTGGCAGTGCTGACTGCAACGTGATAGAGATAGATGATACCCTCAATGACTCAGATGAGGATGTAATCCTGGTGGAGTCTCAGGAGCCTCCACTTTCATCCTCGAGTTTGACTCCCCCCAGATGCAGGGCCAGACCTCAGGATCAAGTGCTAGTCATTGATTCCCCCAACAATTTCCGGGCCCAATCTCCTTCCACCAGTGCTAGTTCAGGATACAAGAATGATGGTCCTGGGGATAAGCGTAAGGCCAGGAAGCGAAAATACACAATCCACTGTTCATATTGTGGCGAGGAGGGCCACTCAAAAGAAACCTGTGACAATGAGAGCAACAAGGCCCAGGtgtttgagaatctgatcatCACCCTGCAGGAGCTGACTTATACAGAGGAGGAGGGCCCAAAAGAGGCCCTTGGTGAGCACAATGACCCCTCTAAGCCACAGTGGGATGCTAGCCCCCAGCCCTAA